A DNA window from Coffea arabica cultivar ET-39 chromosome 6c, Coffea Arabica ET-39 HiFi, whole genome shotgun sequence contains the following coding sequences:
- the LOC113695973 gene encoding LOW QUALITY PROTEIN: pentatricopeptide repeat-containing protein At3g09650, chloroplastic (The sequence of the model RefSeq protein was modified relative to this genomic sequence to represent the inferred CDS: inserted 1 base in 1 codon), whose translation MNTTPPPSSRSTPSSDPPVFIQTATLLRWVSPLPFSTTLFPSISTSSSAITSKTASPFWVQTTSKPSSISLAGTGTDTRPKPPSHSRDQNLLRLLRLRKTEEAWXYTQSEHLPDPTCLSRLVCQLSYQNTNLGLTRAQAVIRRLRNERQLHRLDANSLGLLAVAAAKGGHILYATSIIRSMLKSGYLPHVKAWSAVVSRLAASGDEGPAEAIKLFRSIAGRVRRFADPTVVKDSRPDTAAYNAVLNACANRGDSRKFLQLFSEMPEFGCEPDVLTYNIMIKLCARADRKDLLVFVLERIIEKGIPVCMTTLQSLVAAYVGFGDLETAEKMVQAMRKGRTDLCKILRDSIMDDLTPNESDIFEELLPNSIDSRNSEPRELPKLFAPNTRMYTTLMKGYMRAGRISDTVRMLEAMRHQEDRTSHPDHVTYTTVISAFVRAGLMDRAREVLAEMARIGIPANRITYNILLKGYCQQLQIDKAKELTQEMINDSAVEPDVISYNTLIDGCILVDDSVGALAYFNEMRARGIAPTKISYTTLMKAFASSSQPKLANKVFDEMLKDPRIKVDMVAWNMLVEGYSRLGKVEEAKNVIQSMKERGFYPNVATYGSLANGIALARKPGEALLLWNEIKERCGMQNEGDISNSSTNLPPLKPDEGLLDTLADICVRAAFFRKALEIVACMEEHGIPPNKSKFTRIYVEMHSRMFTSKHASRARQDRRRERKKAAEAFKFWLGLPNSFYASEWHFDPVNEDD comes from the exons ATGAACACTACGCCACCACCGTCCTCGAGATCAACCCCAAGCTCAGACCCACCAGTATTCATACAAACTGCAACTCTCCTGCGTTGGGTTTCACCACTACCTTTCTCAACCACACTCTTTCCTTCAATCTCCACCTCTTCCTCCGCTATCACATCCAAAACTGCAAGCCCTTTTTGGGTTCAAACCACTAGCAAACCATCCAGCATCTCATTGGCTGGAACCGGCACAGACACCAGGCCTAAACCCCCGTCCCATTCCCGAGACCAGAATCTCTTGAGACTCCTTCGCTTGAGGAAAACAGAGGAGGCCT CGTACACTCAGTCCGAGCACTTACCTGACCCCACGTGCCTTAGCCGTTTGGTCTGCCAATTATCGTACCAAAACACAAACTTGGGCCTCACCCGAGCGCAGGCAGTCATCCGACGCTTGAGAAATGAGCGACAGCTGCATCGTCTGGATGCCAATTCACTCGGCCTGCTCGCTGTGGCTGCTGCTAAGGGAGGCCATATCCTCTATGCCACGTCCATAATCAGGTCCATGCTAAAATCGGGATATCTACCACATGTGAAAGCTTGGAGTGCAGTCGTTAGCCGCCTTGCTGCTTCCGGTGATGAAGGTCCGGCTGAGGCTATAAAACTCTTCAGGTCAATTGCTGGTAGAGTCCGGAGGTTTGCTGACCCTACGGTGGTTAAGGACTCCAGGCCAGATACAGCTGCTTATAATGCTGTGCTTAATGCTTGTGCAAATCGTGGTGACTCAAGGAAATTTTTGCAGCTATTCAGTGAGATGCCTGAATTTGGTTGTGAGCCAGATGTTTTGACATACAATATTATGATCAAGCTCTGTGCGCGGGCTGACAGAAAGGATTTGCTTGTTTTTGTACTTGAGAGGATCATCGAAAAGGGGATCCCAGTGTGTATGACAACTCTACAATCACTTGTTGCAGCTTATGTTGGTTTTGGTGACCTAGAGACAGCGGAAAAAATGGTTCAAGCAATGCGAAAGGGCAGAACTGATCTTTGCAAGATCTTGAGGGACTCAATTATGGATGATTTAACTCCTAATGAAAGCGATATATTTGaggaattgcttccaaattccATTGATTCTAGGAACAGTGAGCCACGAGAGTTACCTAAACTCTTTGCACCAAACACAAGGATGTACACCACCTTAATGAAAGGTTACATGAGGGCAGGTCGCATTTCTGATACAGTGAGGATGCTTGAGGCCATGAGGCACCAAGAAGATAGAACCAGCCACCCAGACCATGTTACCTATACAACGGTTATCTCTGCATTTGTGAGAGCCGGGCTGATGGATCGTGCCCGAGAAGTTCTAGCTGAAATGGCAAGGATTGGTATACCAGCCAACCGAATCACTTACAATATCCTCCTCAAGGGATATTGCCAGCAGTTGCAGATAGATAAAGCTAAAGAACTGACGCAAGAGATGATTAATGACTCTGCAGTAGAACCCGATGTGATTTCCTATAATACTTTGATTGACGGATGCATTCTGGTTGATGACAGTGTGGGAGCTCTTGCCTATTTCAACGAGATGCGAGCAAGAGGTATTGCTCCCACCAAAATTAGTTATACGACTTTGATGAAAGCTTTTGCCTCATCAAGTCAACCAAAGCTTGCTAATAAGGTATTTGATGAGATGCTAAAAGATCCCCGAATAAAGGTTGATATGGTTGCCTGGAACATGCTGGTGGAAGGATATTCTAGACTGGGAAAAGTTGAGGAAGCAAAGAATGTAATTCAAAGTATGAAAGAGAGAGGGTTTTACCCCAATGTGGCAACTTATGGCAGTCTAGCAAATGGTATTGCCCTGGCCAGAAAGCCAGGAGAAGCCCTTCTACTCTGGAACGAAATAAAGGAGAGGTGTGGAATGCAAAATGAAGGGGATATCTCCAATTCTTCTACAAATCTTCCACCACTGAAGCCTGATGAAGGTCTCTTAGATACTCTGGCTGATATCTGTGTCAGAGCTGCTTTCTTTAGGAAAGCCCTAGAGATTGTTGCATGTATGGAGGAGCATGGGATACCACCAAATAAATCCAAGTTCACCAGAATCTATGTGGAGATGCATTCTAGAATGTTTACTAGTAAGCATGCTTCAAGAGCTAGGCAAGACAGAAGAAGGGAAAGGAAGAAAGCAGCTGAGGCTTTCAAGTTCTGGTTGGGATTGCCAAACTCCTTTTATGCAAGTGAGTGGCACTTCGATCCTGTTAATGAAGATGATTAG